The Nodosilinea sp. FACHB-141 genome has a segment encoding these proteins:
- a CDS encoding aminotransferase class I/II-fold pyridoxal phosphate-dependent enzyme: MSVIPPVDLTEQFRAIQSDVNAAVAEVLASGQYINGPVVETFTQAFGDYVGTKHCIGCNSGTDALYLALRALNIGPGDEVITSPFTFIATAEAISAVGATPVFVDIDLDTFNIDVAKIEAAVSDRTRAIMPVHLFGRPVDMGPIMDLAARYDLTMIEDCAQATGAEWMGQQVGRIGQVGCFSFFPTKNLGGCGDGGALTTNDDNLAATARMLSEHGSRVKYHHEAIGVNSRLDSVQAAILAIKLRHLDRWNQQRSQVADRYYHLLASVTEVVRPLPVTFGRSVWNQYTLRLPQATAEGQERNQVQQLMREAGVICMVYYPLPLHLQPVYRSLGYQPGDLPQAEAAAQQVLSLPMFPELGEAAQDQVVQTLKSVLAEVGLKAAQYC, encoded by the coding sequence GTGAGTGTAATTCCTCCTGTTGATCTTACGGAGCAGTTTCGAGCAATTCAATCTGATGTGAATGCTGCCGTGGCCGAGGTGCTAGCCTCTGGACAATACATCAATGGACCTGTCGTCGAAACCTTTACCCAAGCCTTTGGAGACTATGTAGGCACGAAGCACTGTATTGGGTGCAACTCTGGCACGGACGCTTTGTACCTGGCTTTGCGGGCTTTGAACATTGGCCCTGGCGATGAGGTAATTACTTCGCCCTTTACGTTTATTGCCACCGCGGAAGCGATTAGTGCCGTGGGGGCAACGCCAGTGTTTGTCGATATTGACCTCGACACCTTCAATATAGATGTGGCCAAAATTGAGGCCGCTGTTAGCGATCGCACCCGGGCCATTATGCCCGTGCACCTGTTTGGTCGACCCGTAGATATGGGGCCAATCATGGATTTAGCTGCCCGCTACGACCTCACGATGATCGAAGACTGTGCCCAAGCCACTGGCGCGGAGTGGATGGGGCAGCAGGTCGGTCGGATTGGGCAAGTGGGCTGCTTTAGCTTCTTTCCCACAAAAAACTTGGGGGGCTGTGGCGACGGCGGGGCCCTGACGACCAACGACGACAATCTAGCTGCTACTGCCCGGATGCTGAGTGAACACGGCAGTCGGGTGAAGTATCACCACGAGGCCATTGGCGTTAACAGCCGTCTCGACTCGGTGCAGGCCGCAATTTTGGCCATTAAACTACGCCACCTCGATCGCTGGAACCAGCAGCGATCGCAGGTAGCCGATCGCTACTACCACCTGCTAGCTTCAGTCACCGAAGTCGTGCGACCTCTGCCTGTAACCTTTGGCCGCTCGGTGTGGAACCAGTACACTCTGCGTCTACCCCAGGCCACCGCTGAAGGCCAAGAGCGCAACCAGGTACAGCAGCTGATGCGAGAGGCCGGAGTGATCTGCATGGTGTACTACCCACTGCCTCTGCACCTACAGCCCGTTTACCGTAGCCTGGGTTATCAGCCAGGCGATCTTCCCCAGGCAGAAGCTGCGGCCCAGCAGGTGTTGTCATTGCCCATGTTCCCCGAACTGGGGGAAGCGGCTCAGGATCAGGTGGTGCAAACGTTAAAATCTGTGTTGGCCGAGGTAGGACTTAAGGCTGCCCAGTACTGCTAA
- a CDS encoding AarF/ABC1/UbiB kinase family protein yields MGTYDAAAIARYFRWRVGTLAWRVLQILWWLGTFVLGLQMDQWFGREEQNRPRRAIQLRQVLTNLGPTFIKVGQALSTRPDLVRQDFLDELTKLQDQLPPFPTVKAMAIVEAELNYSPEEIFSNLSALPVAAASLGQVYRGRLFTGEEVAVKVQRPYLRPVLCRDLYLMRWAARWLGNFLPLNLGHDLTLIVDEFGTKLFEEIDYLNEGRNAERFAANFKDDPTVKVPVIYWPYCSQRVLTLEWIDGCKLTDTVSLKEDDLDPDRLIEIGVTAGLRQLLEFGFFHADPHPGNLFALADGRMAYIDFGMMDQLDQVTKETLVDAVVHLINQDFDSLGRDFVKLGFLTPETDLGPIIPALQRVLGSALGSKVGDFNFKTVTDQFSELMYEYPFRVPAKFALIIRSLVTQEGLALSLNPNFKIINVAYPYVARRLLVGETPALRQRLLEVLFQDGQLQWQRLENMLAIAQGDTGFDLLPTAGMGIRYLMSEEGMHLRQMIVLALTEDDRLHTQEVQRLWSLVKDDITLDRVLGVAWGALTSYSLERAEQLVPVVGDLRQVLKS; encoded by the coding sequence ATGGGCACCTACGATGCAGCGGCGATCGCTCGCTACTTTCGCTGGCGGGTGGGCACCCTGGCCTGGAGAGTTTTACAAATTTTGTGGTGGTTAGGCACCTTCGTGCTAGGCCTGCAGATGGATCAATGGTTCGGCCGGGAAGAGCAAAATCGCCCTCGCCGAGCCATTCAGCTGCGTCAGGTACTGACCAATTTGGGGCCAACGTTCATTAAGGTGGGTCAGGCGCTTTCTACCCGGCCCGACCTGGTGCGGCAAGACTTTCTCGACGAGCTCACCAAGCTGCAAGACCAGCTGCCGCCTTTTCCCACCGTCAAGGCAATGGCGATTGTCGAGGCAGAACTCAACTACAGCCCCGAAGAAATTTTTAGCAATCTATCGGCTCTGCCGGTGGCCGCAGCTAGCCTGGGGCAGGTCTATCGGGGGCGGCTGTTTACCGGGGAGGAGGTTGCTGTCAAGGTGCAGCGGCCTTACCTACGGCCGGTGCTGTGCCGCGACCTTTATTTGATGCGCTGGGCCGCGCGCTGGCTGGGCAACTTTTTACCGCTCAACCTAGGGCACGATCTGACTCTGATTGTGGATGAGTTTGGCACCAAGCTGTTTGAGGAAATTGACTACCTCAACGAAGGTCGCAACGCCGAGCGATTTGCCGCCAATTTCAAAGATGATCCCACGGTCAAAGTGCCCGTTATCTACTGGCCCTACTGTAGTCAGCGGGTACTCACCCTTGAGTGGATCGACGGCTGTAAGCTCACCGACACGGTCTCGCTCAAGGAGGACGACCTTGACCCCGATCGCCTGATCGAGATTGGCGTGACAGCAGGGTTGCGCCAGCTGCTGGAGTTTGGTTTTTTCCACGCTGACCCTCACCCCGGCAACCTGTTTGCCCTAGCCGATGGGCGCATGGCCTACATCGACTTCGGCATGATGGATCAGCTTGACCAGGTCACGAAAGAGACCCTGGTGGACGCGGTCGTACACTTGATCAATCAAGACTTTGACAGCCTGGGACGAGACTTCGTCAAGCTGGGTTTTCTCACGCCTGAAACCGACCTCGGCCCGATCATTCCTGCCCTCCAGCGCGTGTTGGGCAGCGCCCTAGGCTCTAAGGTGGGCGATTTCAACTTCAAGACCGTCACCGATCAGTTTTCAGAGCTGATGTACGAGTACCCCTTCCGGGTACCGGCCAAGTTTGCCCTGATCATTCGCTCGCTGGTCACCCAGGAGGGTTTGGCTTTAAGCCTCAACCCCAACTTCAAAATTATCAATGTGGCCTATCCCTATGTGGCCCGTCGCCTGCTGGTGGGTGAAACCCCGGCCCTGCGTCAGCGTCTGCTGGAGGTGTTGTTTCAGGACGGCCAGCTCCAATGGCAGCGGCTGGAAAACATGCTGGCGATCGCCCAGGGAGATACCGGCTTCGATCTGCTGCCCACGGCGGGGATGGGCATTCGCTACCTGATGTCTGAGGAAGGGATGCACCTGCGCCAGATGATTGTGCTGGCCCTGACGGAGGACGACCGGCTGCATACCCAAGAGGTGCAGCGGCTGTGGTCGTTGGTGAAGGACGATATTACCCTTGACCGTGTGCTGGGTGTGGCCTGGGGAGCGCTGACCAGCTATTCCCTGGAGCGGGCAGAGCAGCTGGTACCAGTGGTTGGCGATCTGCGCCAGGTGCTGAAATCTTAG
- a CDS encoding DMT family transporter, translating to MGPSDHLPNFATSQSEPQSAEAILRILGHDLETLRHQVSGYLSEDIAHLQAKKQRLMADIEALEGDFETLQAQHRQLQTTYAEGLSQQQIAQQQAWAKRLAIALATHLQGRLETALTNTHPNALQSAPYEAAIPPLANASQRLAALDATIQSTLASLQHDLTSYQSNISQQLSRMQSVEQQGEAILEALVARLSQQLQSQMVPPSGTTAPNRNGHSTLPPKPGSLTEPALPPNPYRGLQSDPSYPGSESTPHSYTSPSQSIAQHPSAALLRSQPNPAETAPSETSRRSSPTDLQLGLLMVVLSTLSLSLHNVIVGVIGYGGQLLGRIPMAEVLSLTIPNSLLLLWLRMVVVVPLLALVAPRLYPNVGNDIRQIFHRDQRRPLVQVIASGFFLFLSQVLIYKAIADVGPGVAVTLLFMYPLITVPLAWFLFGDRPTPLRLVVMFAITMGIVFTALPRIYTDLSGNGVSLWGVGAALLASVAFSLFLIAMQLCFKRLHPVSASLLQFSTIFILTSVILIVGSFFGLDPGAPTRPLGLYVGAGLLGLLTLLGYLFNNYGVKLLGASQASIVAASGPVATAILAYLITPGEKSALLFIQWMGVILVTLGVISLSLERLASQRRQAKRRSAVPPNTGQWP from the coding sequence ATGGGGCCCTCTGACCATCTACCCAATTTCGCCACTTCCCAGTCTGAGCCTCAGTCGGCTGAGGCTATTTTGCGGATCTTGGGCCATGACCTCGAGACCCTACGCCACCAGGTCTCAGGCTATCTATCAGAGGACATCGCCCATCTCCAGGCCAAAAAGCAGCGGCTGATGGCCGACATCGAGGCTCTGGAGGGAGATTTTGAAACCCTTCAGGCACAGCATCGGCAGTTGCAAACTACCTATGCCGAGGGGTTGAGCCAGCAGCAAATTGCCCAGCAGCAGGCTTGGGCCAAACGCCTGGCGATCGCCCTAGCCACCCACCTGCAAGGACGGCTCGAAACCGCCCTGACCAACACTCACCCCAACGCCCTTCAGTCCGCCCCCTACGAGGCCGCAATTCCTCCTTTGGCTAATGCTAGTCAGCGCTTGGCCGCCCTCGACGCAACGATCCAAAGCACCCTGGCCTCTCTACAACATGATCTGACTAGCTATCAGAGCAACATCTCTCAACAACTCAGCCGGATGCAGAGTGTTGAACAGCAGGGGGAAGCCATCTTAGAAGCCCTGGTCGCTCGGCTGAGCCAGCAGCTGCAAAGCCAAATGGTGCCGCCCTCAGGAACTACTGCCCCTAACCGTAACGGCCATAGCACTCTGCCCCCCAAGCCCGGCAGCTTAACAGAACCGGCACTGCCCCCTAATCCCTACCGAGGGCTCCAGTCCGACCCAAGCTACCCAGGGTCAGAATCTACGCCCCATAGCTACACCTCACCCTCGCAATCCATCGCGCAGCACCCCTCAGCAGCTTTGCTGCGATCGCAGCCCAACCCCGCAGAGACTGCGCCCTCGGAGACCAGTCGCCGCTCCTCCCCCACCGATCTCCAGCTAGGGTTGCTGATGGTGGTGCTCTCGACGTTGTCCCTGTCATTACACAACGTCATTGTGGGCGTAATCGGCTACGGCGGACAGCTGCTGGGGCGCATTCCCATGGCAGAGGTTTTGTCCTTAACGATTCCTAACTCGCTGCTGCTGCTGTGGTTGCGCATGGTGGTAGTCGTACCCCTGCTGGCGCTGGTAGCTCCCCGCCTCTATCCCAACGTCGGCAACGATATACGCCAAATCTTCCATCGCGATCAAAGGCGTCCCCTGGTACAAGTAATCGCCAGCGGCTTCTTCTTATTTTTGTCGCAGGTGCTGATCTACAAAGCGATCGCCGACGTCGGCCCCGGCGTAGCGGTGACGCTGCTGTTTATGTATCCACTGATCACGGTGCCGCTGGCCTGGTTCTTGTTCGGCGATCGCCCCACACCCCTGCGCCTAGTGGTGATGTTTGCCATCACCATGGGAATTGTATTCACCGCCTTGCCCCGGATCTACACCGACCTCAGCGGCAACGGCGTATCGCTGTGGGGGGTAGGGGCTGCACTGCTGGCTAGCGTTGCCTTTTCGCTATTTTTGATAGCCATGCAGCTGTGCTTTAAGCGGCTGCACCCAGTCTCGGCAAGTCTGCTTCAGTTTTCAACCATCTTTATTCTCACCAGTGTGATTTTGATCGTGGGGTCTTTCTTTGGCCTCGACCCTGGTGCACCCACTCGTCCCCTCGGCCTCTATGTCGGAGCTGGGCTGCTGGGGCTGCTAACGCTGCTGGGCTACCTCTTCAACAACTACGGCGTCAAATTGCTTGGGGCGTCTCAAGCCTCAATTGTGGCCGCCAGCGGGCCGGTGGCGACCGCTATTTTGGCCTACTTAATTACCCCTGGCGAAAAGTCAGCGCTGCTGTTTATCCAGTGGATGGGCGTAATCTTGGTCACCCTAGGGGTGATTTCTTTAAGTTTAGAACGACTGGCCAGCCAGCGACGCCAGGCCAAACGACGCAGTGCCGTGCCCCCCAATACCGGGCAATGGCCCTAG